Part of the Oncorhynchus mykiss isolate Arlee chromosome 23, USDA_OmykA_1.1, whole genome shotgun sequence genome is shown below.
gtaggctagttgagaatggccaagataaagcatagcagtgggacacaaacaacaacacaggaaTAAcaatacatggaataaacaaacattcagTCAATATGTTCAATtttaaaaagtctatatacagtgtgtgcaaatgaggtaggataagggaggtaaaggcaataaataggccatagtggtaaaataattacaatatagcaattaaacactgaagtgatagatgtgcagaagatgagtctGCAATGTGGTTATAGTGCCCTGTAAATTTGTCTAGGAGACAGATTGGAGTGGCATCTAGTTTTAACCCTCAAATGGTTGAGCATTTTGCTATGTCCTTTTGTTCTGTTTTGCCCTTTAGTCActgccagtttggaagcctttAAAGTCTCTATAAGTACAAATGATATAAACACCAAATGTTCATTAATATACCTACTGTAATGTGTGAATACTTTacctagcagccaacctgcttgcatCAATCCcatgtaattacagtaaaatactgtgaaatacaaaCAATCCCTCCCCTCAATgaatttcattcattcatccatttatGAATTCCGATTACGGTAGGATTGGCCtttttatagtataatacagaatattttacagtattgtactgtatgtcATTACACAGTACTTGCTTTGATAACGTATTTCTAGAATTTCGCTATACCCGCAATGACATCtgttaattatgtgtatgtgaccaataaaattagatttattTATATTACAGTAGGTGTACTGTAATATGAAATGCATAATTTGACTTGCTACGAGCTGCCTGTAAGCTACTGCCAAATGTAACCCCTTTACAGTGTTTGACCTGTTTTGGTACCAGGTAAATATCCCAAAGAATGCATTTAAAATATACTTTAAAgatccctcaaactcaactctggacctcaaagccaatTCCACTGCGTTTTttaattgttcccctctaatcagggactgatttagacctgggacaccaggtgggtgaaattaattatcaggtagaacagaaaatcagcaggctccggacctcatagggtaagagttgaatacccctggccTAGGCTATACAtggatttttagaaatgttcgaTTAAATTGATAATGATTTGCTTCATTGTCTTTACCTGGTCACATACTTGGAATCATTTTCTGAGGAAATTCCAAGGTGTGCATATCTGTATTTGGCCAAACCATCCCCACCAGTACAGTAGCTATGTTTTCAGATATTAGTCAGCTGACAAACACTTGACAAGTTAATTAGCTAGCAATTAACTATCCCTTCACTTTATTACTCCTAAATTAATGTATTTAATCATATCGCTAACACAGTGGCTGTCAGTGATGTATGTTGGTACAATGGATTCATTGTTTTGCAAGCATGATACTTTGGGTGATAGATATTGTTATGAAGTAACATTATTAAAGCAGGTACAGGGATTCACTTCCAGATACTAGCTTTTTTGCTCCTCAAAAAACAGTTATCCAAACCAGCTAACCCTGAAAATGAGCTGGTGGATACCATAGAGCCCTCAAAATGTCAACTCTGGACtccaaagccagttccactgcttttgctttttttaaaaattattcccctctaatcaggaactgatttagacctggaacaccaggtgtgtgcaattaattatcaggtagaacaaaaaaacagaagGCTCCAGACCTCACAAGGGAAGAGTTGAATAGCCCTGCCATAGCAGATACTTTATTCTCCCAAATTACAGATACAATAAACTGAAATAAATATGCTGCATATTCAATATAATACAAGCCTTGTGATAGAGCagcattgtttaaaaaaaatgtcttgGTACTAACAGTGCTTTCTCTAGGGTTTGGgaaggagcgagagaaggagaagaatTTGGATGAGGAGAGGAGTGCCCCACAGTCAGCCTTCCTTGGCCCCACGCTGTGGAACAAGACTCTCCCCTACGATGAGGACAATTTCCAGCTGGAGTACATGGATCTGGACGAGTTCCTGTCGGAAAATGGCATTCCGTCTGATCTCGCCCCCGCCGTCCACCGTGACCAGCACCAATCACAGTCCCAGCACCAGACGTCAAGTAGGTCACAAGCCCCGACCACACCGTCGCCCTCGGTGATCGACCTTAGCAACCATGCCAGCGCATCGACATTGGTACACACAAGCATGGGCGCACAGAACTGTCTCCGTAGTCTCACCAGAACAGGTgtgtaaaacacacacatgcacaccttgCATACATACCAAAACACACAGGGAAACAAGGAGGAGCAGGGGCAAGATTGTGCACGCCTACAGTACACCATAAAATTCATCCTTTCCCTGCCTTTTGTCACTAGGGAAAATATTCCCCCTAAGCCCTGCGATCATACTAATCTCAATCATTTGAAGTGAAAATACAATACACCTTCTAGTCACCATGTTAATAAGGTGTTAGATGTACActatttttacattttagcagacgctcttatccagagcaacttacagtagtgagtggatACATTTATGTTCacactggtcccccgtgggaatcgaacccgcAACCATGGTGTTGCAAGTaccatgctctaccagctgagTCACAGAGGACCACTTTTATGAGAGTTGCTATTGCAGTTCTAAACCGTATTAATTGTCACCTCGAGGGGTCCAGCAGCATATTTTATTGTCACCTCGTAATCGATGAGTAAATCAATAGATGCAGTGTAGTCTGTTCATTTCATACTTGGCCTTGGGTTGGGATGAGCCAACCAATGCATTCTGAGGGTGTCAGAATTCAGAACAAATTATGTCAACATAAAAATAGACGAGAAGGAAAAAGATGACTCATGTATCCGTCACAGTCCTTAGTGTCTGTGCCCCCATTAAAATGCAGGCCCAGTATGAATAGAGTGTAGGACTGCTTTATTAGGTTCCTTAGAAGAGGCCACAAACCCAAAATGGAAAAGGTGTGAAGTTCAACAGATGTGATGGTGTGACCAGTACTTGTGTTGCACACAGAATGCAGACACACCGCTTCAGGCTGCCTGGACTTGGGCTTGTCTCTGCGTAATATCTGTGTTTTAGGTACATACTGTGCTCTACTTACCTGAACTGGGACATGATCAGAAGTATGAGCAGGGGTACCTCACGTGAACCCAGCTAACACACATTGTAGAATCTaatgcagtggttcccaactccagtcctccagttcccAACAGCATACATTTTGGTTGTAGCCCCAgacaaactcacctgattcaactcattgagggcctgATGATCAGTTGACAAGTtcaatcaggtgtgcttgtctggggctacaataaaaatgtgtactgttggggatattcgaggaccggagttgggaaccactgatctaacCTATACGACATATGGACCAACAATAACCAACCACAGAATGTAAACAGCATGTAGGCCAGTCAGACTACTCTCTTCCAACCTCTACCACCACTGCGGGAAGATgtttgggggtgtggtttgaaatcggacacgattcTGATTCCTGGCCGAGAAACTTGTCTGAGcggtcaaatctgatttatttgcccTCTAATGGTTTTTAGATTGTTATTTAgcatatcttgttgcttgctagctactctgacagtttgacaagaacacgtggtagctaactagcgtgttaattgtttacaaacaaattagtgaatgtgctagaaagctCAACAGCCACCTAGATAgatagttgactgctgtggctagccaaaaaTGACTTGTTTTAAAAGTTGGATTATCTTATCCTTCAAGGCTTTAAAAGTGTTCTTACgctatgattttgaacattcaaagcagACATTGTTGTCACCTtcagcaccaccaccaatcagcctacacctCTGCGCGCACACCCGATATTACTATGACAAAGAGtgtagccatgtcagcaaatgactgctgtctgaacacacacagatccgatttggtcacttgtaacttgctgtttggacagtcatATTCCAAAACAGATTTGAAAAACcaaactgatttgagcattaaggcctgcagttTGAACAAGGCTTAATTAACTTGATTAATTTGTGCAATGTTCTGTTTGTAAGTCACTCATTTGAAGTACTTCTCTTCTGAGAGGCAGGTGTTAACCCACATCTATATGGCTGtgttttgcccaattattgggtAAAGACCTGATctgaccaattagtgaaaaaaagatcagaattgggctgcctgtgtaaacgcagcctatgtGGCTCTCGTCCTGATTTCAGTCTGGATGCTCAGGTTAGATGTCTTTACTCTGAAGTGTTTGTTATGCACATTACCTTccattaccatgacaaccacCCTAGAATTTAAAGGACAATGACAGGAAATGAGCATTGCATCTGTGTGCTACTTCAGAGGCTAGATCAGCGTGAATGTGCAAATCTGATATTGGTCACATGTAAAACTGAGTGTTGACAgtcagaaaaaaatatttgacatgAAGAAAAACCTGAATTGGGTTCTTAGGGTGGCTGTGTAAACAATTCCTTAAACTGTTGGGGTATTTGAAAATATTTAAAAGATCTGattccattttttttaatttttatatcAGGTATGCAAATAAAAGATCTGAATTGGGCTAcgtgtgtaaacacagcctaagACACTTTTCTGAGAAGCAGATTTCACTTCAATCAAGAGAAGGCAATCTTCACCTGGAGGTCAAATCTCTCTCAGTGCATCCCTTTAGCTAATTAGTGTAATGTTCTGTTCCTTAGTCACTCGTCTCAGGCACTTCTGATTAGCAGGTCCTTTACTCACTTCTAAGAAGCATATGTTGTCTTCTCTTGATTGAAGTGAAATCTTTATCTGCACTGGAGGTCAAATCTGTCTCTGTACATCCCTGTGTAGCTGAGCTAGGCATAGATCTATGATACTGTAAATCTCAGACCGAATCAGTGTGATTAATCTCGTCCACCAGCCGACTCTCTCTCTGGTAGCAGTTGAGCCTGAAGTAGCGGTTAGTTAAGTAGATAAGAAAGTCTTGACCAAGTAAGCCCTGTCCGAGCCAGAACAACCCATAGAGGCAGGAGGCTGTCTCCTGTTCCTGTAGCGCGAGGCAGCTTGAAGTAGAAGTACACCTCCTGGACACTTGTTAGAGTGTGATTATAAATTAAATGTGAATCTGAATTTGAATACAAGTGCAAATAAAAAACAGGTTTTCTATACAACTATTATACCTCAGCTCAGTTAGAGAAGGGCCTAGTCGTCACATCAGGTTCAGATCTGTAGGGCTTTTCTGTATCCTGGGCActtgaccaataaactttgatttgagaaTGAGGTTCAGATGTCATTTGAAAAGGAGCTgacactatctttctctctcttccatctcacaCCAGCTGGCCTCCAGTCTCCACTCAATTCAAATATACATCCATGCATAATGTTTGTGTAAGAGACAAGTGGATAGAGATTTATAATATGAGCCCTGTCCACATACCCATTTTAGAACCGATGTGCTTCTGTCCagtagttggttcagagtttatTTTTGGATGGGAATTGGAGGGAAAAGAGGGGAAATGTAGCTACTCACACTGGTATGTTTCACACAATGGCAAATTTTGGTGTAGGTTGTGAGTGCTAGCTTTGTGTCTTGTGCCCCATGGTGGCCACTGTTTGCCACTACTACTGGATACATTATAATAACAGTGCAATTGTTTGTGGTGCTGGGAATAAAAATGCATTACTTTCAATTTGTCACTTTTCATGAATGTCATGAATGTCTTGAAAATAGTGCACCAACACACCAACCCAAAAAGTATGCAGAGGTAATTTCTATAATTCTATCAAGTACATTTCTCTAGCCTATTTCCATGTCTCTAACATCCTGTTGTTGTATTCCTCCCCTTCTCTAGCCCTGCCATCCAGAAACACTCCCAGCCCCATCGACCCAGAGTCCGTCCAGGTGCCGATGAGTTATGAGCCCGACCCTGCTGACCTGGCCCTGTCCAGTGTACCGGGACAGGAGATGTTCGACCCCCGCAAATGCAAGTTTGCCCCCGAGGAGCTCAAACCACAGCCCATGTTCAAGAAGGCTCGCAAGGTGTTATTCCCTGATgacatgaaggtgtgtgtgtcatCTAATCTATCAGATTACTTAGCGCTGTGTTATCCCTGATTATGTAACAGGTAGAATTGGTCATAACGCTGACTCATCTATTATTTATAGATGATAATCACAGTGAATGAATGGCATGTAGACAGAGCCATTAATACTGATTATAGTCTGGTTTCACAACATCAAGGCCATATGAAAACAAGGTGTGTGAGTGTGAAAGACTTATGGGATTTGCCTTTTTAAGTTTGTTCACATAAAGGTGGATCCATGCATGGTTTTAGTACATTGACTGAAAGCTGATTGTGCAGGCATACAAAGGTTATGGGGAAAACTCCACtagctgccagagagagagaggaggggtcatTTTCTAATGGGAGAGCATTATGTTAGCAAATGGATGTGTTTAATTTCACGGAGTGATTTTTCACGGAGTGAACGTACTGTATCTTTGGACCTTTTGACCACTagtgggtgcatggtattgttgtttctggctcaTTAACGTATTTTGAGGTGTGCCTTTTAAGAGGCTATAATTGTTGCACCCGggagtgagaatgctgtaccaatTTAGCTCACATGTGATAATGCTCCCTCTATTGAAAATGTATAGATGACAGATTAGAGTGGCAGTAAGTATTAAACTTTAAATTGTTCAGCATTTTGCTGTGTTTTGCCTTTCAGTTActgccagtttggaagcctttAAGGCCCCTAGAAGGtcaagtgatataaaacacaaaATATTTTGTAATGTGTAAACACTTTATCAAGCAGCCAGcctgcttgcaccaatccctTGTAATTATAGTAAAATACAAACCGCTCCCCTCTTtaattcattcatccattcataaTTTATTCTGATTACAGtggcattacattttttttacagtataatacagcCAATTTTATGATGTACTgtgatactgtatttatattacAGTAGGTGTACTGTAATATGAAATGCATAATTTGACTTGCTACGAGCTGCCTGTAAGCTACTGCCAAATGTAACCCCTTTACAGTGTTTGACCTGTTTTGGTACCAGGTAAATATCCCAAAGAATGCATTTAAAATATACTTTAAAgatccctcaaactcaactctggacctcaaagccaatTCCACTGCGTTTTTTCATTGTTAAATTTTATGGTATTGTACTGTGTGTCATTGCCCAGTACTTGCTTTGATACCATATTTATATTAGAGCATTTATCTCACCAGGAGCTGCCTGTAAGATAATGCCAAATTCATGGCAACCCCTTTACAGCGTTGCTTAGGCAACTGTTTTGGTACATAGCAACAAGCCAATGGAAAGTTGGCTAAAGCCACCAATCCATATGAAATATGTgagttttttaaaattataatatTGGTCATCTGGGGTCTTATGTATAACCGTTGTGTACATTTCACACTAAATATCTGCCTGTGCAATTTCTAAAAAGACTGCACACAAATATTGAGATGTATAAACTTTGCACataacatacatatacacatgttGCCCATTAAAAATCAGACCGGTGCTGAAACTATGCACGCATGAATGAGCATTAAAACTCCACCTTTTATGGTGACAGCAATGCCCTTATTTACTGTATActttggaatgactggaattagGTTAGTTAAGTTAGTTTCTAAAGGAAATAGAAATGGCCAACTTAATCAAATGTCTCTGGAGGTGTTGGTAGAATGTTttacatgttttacatttttacagTACCATTTGCTATATCTGACAGTTTCTGAAAGAGGAAAAACTATTGGAAATTGCTGTGGAACTGTAAACGGATCATTTGAAATCGGTGATGTTTTGCGTTAACTTTTTCCCAATCCTAAATATACTGCACTGGCCGCAAATTTTTATACATTGTCTAGTATGTCTACTCAAAAAGAAAAACAACTACTGTGTTAGCCTACGCACTTCAAAGCAAAATATTAACTGTCTGTTAAATTCTACTGTATATTAGCTGTCTGTTAAATTCTACTGTATATTAGCTGTCTGTTAAATTCTACTGTATATTAACTGCGCTCCCTCTTGGATGCATAGAGCAAAATACTTGAATCAATAGTCTAATAGGCCAAATGAAATGAGAGATGCCATGGTAATTTGTTGTAGGTTAAAGCTTCTTCAAGAATATGAGCCCATCATGGCCAGAAAATGTGGTGAGGAATTTATTCTATTTAACCTTTTTAAAGTGGgtccaattaaatgagagatgggACGTTCTAGGCCTATAAGCTACTTGGCAAGTATGAAACCATCATAGTCAGAAAAATGATTTATTCTGCAATGATCATAGAAAGGAAATgcagtgccttgggaaagtattcagaccccttgacattttccacattttgttacgttacagccttattataaaatggattcaatagttatttttctttcctcaatctacacacaatgcaaatgtatataaaaatgagatcacatttacatagtATTCATACCCGTAActtgttgaagcagctttggtagtgattacagctttgagtcttcatGGGTTTGATGCTTCAAGCTTGGCTTACTTATATTTGGGGAatatctcccattcttctctgtagatcctctcaagctctgtcaggttggatgtggagcatcgctgcacaactattttcaggtctccagagatattcaatcgggttcaagtccgagctctggctgggacactcaaggacattcagagacttgtcccggaaCCATTCCTGCttcgtcttggctgtgtacttaaggtcattgtcctgttggaaggtgaaccttcaccccagtctgaggttgaGGGCCCTGGAGCAGATTTTcgtcaaggatttctctgtactttaatccgttcatctttccctcgatcctgactagtctcccagtccctgccgctgaaaaacttccccacagcttgatgctgccaccaccatgcttcaccatagggatggtgccaggtttcctccagatgtgatacttggcattcaggccaaagagttcaatcttggtttatcagaccagagaatcttgtttctcatggtctgcgtcctttaggcgccttttggcaaacttgaagcgggctgtcatgtgccttttactgaggagtggcttccatctgccaTTAAGGcattattggtggagtgctgcagagatggttgtccttctggaaggttctcccatctccacgaggaactctggaggtctttcagagtgaccatcgggttcttggtcacctccctgaccaaggcccttctcccccgattgctcagtttggccgggcggccagctcaagGAAAAGTGTTGGTgcttacaaacttcttccatttaagcatgatggaggccactgtgttcttggggaccttcaatgctgcagaaatgatttggtacccttccccagatctttgcctcaacacaatcctgtctcggagcttaaggacaattcctttgatctcatGGCTTAGTCTTTGCTTTGACttgactgtcaactgtgggaccttatgtagacaggttctgtgcctttccaaatcatgtccaatcaattgaatttaccacagatgtacaccaatcaagttgtagaaatatctcaaggatcatcaatggcaactggatgcacctgagcaaagctatttctgttttttatttttaatacatttgcaaacatttccaaaaatgctttgtcgttatgaggtattgtgtgtagattgatgagaaaaaaactgttttaatcaattttataattagtctgtaacgtaacaaaatgttaaaAGCGAAGGGGTCTGAAGAGTTTCCAAATGTACTATAGATGCCTGTTTCTAACTACTTTAGAATTGCAATGCAATACGTTAACCACTAAAAATGGTGCATATTCTAAAGTTTGTGGGAAGCTAAGCACATTCTCACTTCAAGTTCAACTTTTGCGTGAAAACTGGTAcattaatgttttgttttttttgtacatACGCAACGTTTATAAATTAGCTCTCAGGAGTTTATAATTAACTGTGCCACTGGGCACGGAAGTCCGTTCGATATCTAGTttggatttacatttggttgagttgtaaACAAATTCACATTAAACGTAAAATCAACTAAACAATTCACCATCATTGGATTTAAgttcaaagttgggtgaaaaaagaTGAAATGCCCTtaagttgatgactttttgcaaatccaattagttttccatgttgattcaacttCATCACAGACTTTTTGggttgaaattacgtggaaacaacattgattcaatcagtttttgcccagtgggacatTTCCCCTCTTCTAACTCCCCGCTCTCTTCACTTGCACCTCTCGAGCAGGATGACAGGTATTGGGTGAGGCGTAAGAAGAACAACGTGGCTGCCAAGAGGTCACGGGACGCCCGTCGGCTCAAAGAGAACCAGATCGCCATCCGAGCGGGTTTCCTGGAAAAAGAGAATTCAGCACTGAGGATGGAGGTGGGCGACCTGAGGAGAGAGCTGGGGCGCACCAAAAACATAGTGGTCAAGTACCAGGCCACACACGGACCTCTGTAATGGGACTGAGACAGAATACACTCAAACACAGATagcaactacacacacacacacacacacacacacaaaatatgagGCTGAGAGGCTGAGCTTACAGCTGTCTGAGACAACCACCCAATCAATCCCCCCATTTATCTCACCCATGTCTG
Proteins encoded:
- the hlfb gene encoding HLF transcription factor, PAR bZIP family member b isoform X1, whose amino-acid sequence is MDKIMSRHLTVNPSFLPASNHCVLKSLLENPMKLPFLKHEHQNEVLSLGFGKEREKEKNLDEERSAPQSAFLGPTLWNKTLPYDEDNFQLEYMDLDEFLSENGIPSDLAPAVHRDQHQSQSQHQTSSRSQAPTTPSPSVIDLSNHASASTLVHTSMGAQNCLRSLTRTALPSRNTPSPIDPESVQVPMSYEPDPADLALSSVPGQEMFDPRKCKFAPEELKPQPMFKKARKVLFPDDMKDDRYWVRRKKNNVAAKRSRDARRLKENQIAIRAGFLEKENSALRMEVGDLRRELGRTKNIVVKYQATHGPL
- the hlfb gene encoding HLF transcription factor, PAR bZIP family member b isoform X2 is translated as MDKIMSRHLTVNPSFLPASNHCVLKSLLENPMKLPFLKHEHQNEGFGKEREKEKNLDEERSAPQSAFLGPTLWNKTLPYDEDNFQLEYMDLDEFLSENGIPSDLAPAVHRDQHQSQSQHQTSSRSQAPTTPSPSVIDLSNHASASTLVHTSMGAQNCLRSLTRTALPSRNTPSPIDPESVQVPMSYEPDPADLALSSVPGQEMFDPRKCKFAPEELKPQPMFKKARKVLFPDDMKDDRYWVRRKKNNVAAKRSRDARRLKENQIAIRAGFLEKENSALRMEVGDLRRELGRTKNIVVKYQATHGPL